The Thermocrinis sp. genome has a segment encoding these proteins:
- a CDS encoding nucleotide exchange factor GrpE: MEEDKSLEEQIVEELREEEKRIKELEERVSKLEQIARFSNQRLVELQKDYELLKERYRRDLEEFRKYGYENLALDILEVLDNFERALETKTDDINALRAGVEMIYRQLVAVLEKYGVKAMDLNNKEFDPMLAEAVERELSLDCPPNTVIRTVRKGYYLHERVLRPARVVVSYTEEELT, translated from the coding sequence ATGGAAGAGGATAAGTCCCTTGAAGAACAGATTGTAGAAGAACTAAGAGAAGAGGAAAAGAGAATAAAAGAGTTAGAAGAGAGGGTTTCCAAACTTGAACAAATTGCAAGATTCTCTAATCAAAGGCTGGTTGAACTACAAAAAGACTACGAGCTCCTGAAAGAAAGGTATAGAAGAGACTTAGAAGAGTTTAGAAAGTATGGCTATGAAAACTTAGCTTTGGACATACTGGAAGTTTTGGATAACTTTGAAAGGGCCTTAGAGACAAAGACCGATGATATAAACGCCCTTAGGGCAGGTGTGGAGATGATATACAGGCAACTGGTGGCTGTCTTAGAAAAATACGGAGTAAAGGCAATGGATTTGAATAACAAGGAATTTGATCCCATGCTAGCAGAAGCGGTGGAAAGGGAGCTATCTTTGGATTGTCCTCCGAACACTGTTATAAGAACTGTAAGAAAAGGGTATTACCTTCACGAAAGAGTTTTAAGACCAGCTAGGGTAGTAGTATCTTACACAGAGGAAGAACTAACGTGA